A region of the Styela clava chromosome 1, kaStyClav1.hap1.2, whole genome shotgun sequence genome:
GGATAAGTTATAACAATACTGGAAATATACTTCCCTGATTTTTAGGGGGTTTATTATTGTACAAATATGTCTATTTTTCAGATATtagttattataaaatattatccaACCGAGAAAACAACGATGAAATTGTTCGTATTGGTTGCGTTTTGCATGGTTATTGTCGCCTGTGACGCATTGAGCTGCCCCCCGTGCAATAAAAAGAAATGTCCCTACTTATACTGTCGCGGCAGGTCCGAAGTTCCCAACCCATGCGAGTGAGTTTTCTAACCGTGTGGAACGGCGGATATCTTTCTAGGCATTTCCAATGAGAAAATTCTTCATATTGTAGAAACGAAAAAGATAACGCCAACCTATTGCAGTGAATATCCACGTCGAAACCATAGACTATAAATGAACCAATgtttattagaatatttttctaGTTCCGCTTTTATGAATTTAGGTGTTGCAATGAATGCGCAAAACTGGAAGGTGAAGAATGTGGAGGTCCGTGGCACATTTACGGAAAATGTGACCCCAGGAGATGGGACTTGGATTGCGTCAAGGGTCCGATTTGTGACAAAAAGCCAACAAAAGATTTCAACGCCAAAGGAATCTGCATGCGAAGAAGAACTGTTGTAAGTTCATAAAAACAAACTTTATTTTCGTTGAAGATTATATTGTTCTTACTCATTGTACTAATTATCTGATATAATTGAATCACCTAATTGATTAACTTGAAATTATTGTTATGGTTGTGGAACTTTCCCGAATTCACGCTGATAATGACAATGTCACATTTGATCGAGTTTGATATGATAATGTTCATTATATTGTATTCTGGCCAACGAAGTCTTGTATATTCCTTACCTGTTTAAATGTAAACATATTTTAATAGgaaattaataacaaataatCATATACACCTAAAGTTTTGATATAACTCTCTAACTAATATTactaatttattttcagaaaatcatcaaaaaatattgCGATAAGTACCCAGTTTGTATGAAGGAGTATTAGATACAATGACGAATTTTCCTTTACATTGCCATGATGAACAACAAAAAGTACCAGGATTTAATAAATgtttaattttactttaaaagcCTATTACATTGATTTAGTCGCCGCCTTTGGTCTTGAAATGAGTTGAGTTTTGGTGGGGTTTATGTCATAGGCGAGCCAGAAATATACCATATAAATATAAGTTTTTCATGGTGTAGTCCATAGGCTATACCGTTATACCGTCGCGATTCGAGAATTGATTCGTAGATGAACATATGACTTCTGAGAAAATAGTGACCGACTTTATTTGTTTGATTCTGTATACTTAATTAGAAATGGGGAGGGAACCGTGAAAGTATAATATAAGTGGCAGTCACTTTCGGTTGGGACAGTGGTTCATGAGACCCGTGTGGTCCACAGTTAGATTTTAGAGGATCCATGATCTGTACATGCATaggtaaaacaaaatatcaaaatggAAATACTAGCCATTCGTAATTGGGGACTATAATTTTCAAAAGTTGATAAACACTATACGTCACGGTCACAGTGTATCACAAGATCGTTGAAAGTCATAATCTGTATTTGTTTCTTCAGGTACctgatttgaaataattcaacACTTTCAGAAATACAAAAATGCGTAaggaaatatttattgaaaatataatttgaacatatatatataagcagaTACCGCACAGAAACATTATATGAACTAGAGCTTTAATCTTGTCCAATGGAATGACCAAAACTGGACGCGATTGCATATTGGTTGTAGCGTTGAACTTGAATATGCTGTCATTGCAGGTTAATAATACCACCCACGTTTAGCATCCGATTCAACGTGTAAAGGACAATTTCGAACCGGAAAAATTCGGGTTCCAGTAGTAGCCACTTACCTGACAGTGGCTGACTCTACCGATCCGAGAAAGGCGTATAAAATTCCGTATAAAAAATTATGTGAAATGAGGTCAGAAAATTTAATCTTTAGAGGTTTACTATAATTCCTTAAAAAAGTgatcaatgctcaaatatatggacacgaagaccaaaacgaagAACTAGTCTACCTACCTtttgcagtaccggtaccgtcgCGTAGCACAAGAGGTCGAAgaaccgctacaaataatttttattgattttgaagtcacacacaaaatttcgaagtgGAAAACGAACcacatagagcccacagaattaaaataaataaataaaaagattcTCTATCACCGTCTGCTTCTTGCACGAgttaataatatttgaacatatttttaCTATTACTGTGTAGTTCTTTTTCATTTCGACGATCAATTTTTAATCAAACGTAATTTACCCTTAAACTTGAATAAAAGAAATCGGAATTTGTATTCTAAAAATTATTCTGGTAAGGCTATTATAATCTCGTGTAGTGAGATAGTGTAATAGCCCTCCAATGGTAATTTAAAACCAATCTGCGCGCCGGTTTCCTGGCGTTTGCTGGATCGTCCTTAAGGCTGCAGCTGACCCCTCTGGTTTGTATTCTCAATCGCCCTGGCTGTTCGCTGATCTAGCTTGCTCTCCCTTGGCGCCTGGTGTGCATGCTGCTGACCCCTCTGGTTTCTATTTCCACTCGCCTTGGCTGTTTGCTGCTCTGGCTTGCTCTCCTGCACGCCGGATTCCTCACATTTCTTGACCTTTTCTGGTCTACTGATTCGTCCCTACGCCTCCCCTGCGCCACCGCTGCAGACGAGGACCGGATGGATTAGAATCTTACATGATTAACAACGTCACGCTTGGCAGCCCACGCTAAAGCTAATTTCACCGACAAATAAGAGATTTAGAGTCCAGTGGGTTGTGGGTCACAGGTGGCGCCTAAAAgtaattgttacttatcgattttaatcggtaagtatgttgataggtatttgtctgtttgtctgtctgtctgtctgtctgtgtgtttgtttgtttgtttgtttgtttgtttgtttgtttgtttgtttgtttgtttgtttgtttgtttgtttgtttgtttgtttgtttgtttgtgtgtttgtctgtctgtctgtctgttagatgcacgcgatatctcacgaaagcgagattgaatctgctccagattttgcatgtgcattcatcatatatgatttttgatgaattatgtcatataattagcgagttattaattaattagtgatgggacacaaggtgtcactatggagtaagagtgctgttttgggatcccctaactttcgatcgataagtcttcggtctctgactgttattctcgtttttttattgtcagaTTTTCatttgtcaacataaattttgcaCCTGTCGTTCGCCATTGAATCCAACAATTCAACGGGTTATTTTAGCACTCGATGGTGCTAGAAGATGATGAGTTCGAATAATGTTTGAATAAAGTTTTTACTGTTTTGATCAGCAAACGTACAGGCAAAAATCAGTTTTCACGGGTCCTAATTTCATAGTGCGACGCCACTGAAGCGTAAGTTTGGCAACCAGTATTAGGCTACATTCAAATACATAACTCTTCTCTTCGTTCTTCATCAGAAAATGTCACGTAGCCCACCAATAATCTcataaaaattcagattttttatgGCTACTTCGCATTAAATTTTGTGCTTTCTGTTTCATgctttataatttatattattgatgAGTAGACTTGTCCCGTGGCTTACGGTGCAACAAGGGTGAAATTGTTGATAACGGAAGCGAAAGAGAtgattaaatattcaaataaaaacatatagcgTATCAGTGACCAATAGATATTGAAAAACGTCCTACAGAGAGGAATTAATTAAAAACACCATTATCATAGAAATCACATGTGATATACTTCAAAATAGCGTCAATGAATccaaaattacaattaaaatattatatatttatttaccttCCGAAAGGTTTACTTGAACACGTCACGTCCACACGTCCAACTAAAAACCTTCGTGTCCTTtaaacacgtccaactaacaaaaaaataaccaaaaaacGAGCAATCATTAATAAGCAAAAATACATAAGGTCGATTTTTGTGTGGCTGGAAATACCTTTGGGCATTAAATAGTTTTATGGAGTGCATTCGCAAACCAAATTTCTGACTATCAGTGAAGGGATACTAAAACTGCACTTTCTGTTTTATGCATGCGTAGTATGTACATACAGTTTTATTTAGGTTCACTCCAAGTTGAAAACAGCAACCATTGAATATCATATTTGAATTAAGTCACATCTCAATAAATCA
Encoded here:
- the LOC120348583 gene encoding venom protein 302-like translates to MSIFQILVIIKYYPTEKTTMKLFVLVAFCMVIVACDALSCPPCNKKKCPYLYCRGRSEVPNPCECCNECAKLEGEECGGPWHIYGKCDPRRWDLDCVKGPICDKKPTKDFNAKGICMRRRTVKIIKKYCDKYPVCMKEY